A genomic region of Enterococcus sp. 12C11_DIV0727 contains the following coding sequences:
- a CDS encoding PTS system mannose/fructose/N-acetylgalactosamine-transporter subunit IIB: MSIIGVRVDGRLIHGQVANLWTTKLNISRIMVVDDEVAGNAIEKNGLKLATPAGVKLSVLPVEKAAQNILAGKYDSQRLLIVVRKPDRLLKLVELGAPIKEINVGNMSQTNETRSITKSINVVDQDIEVFKELNNKGVHLTAQMVPSDKAEDFMSLITK, from the coding sequence ATGAGTATTATTGGCGTAAGAGTTGATGGACGTTTGATTCATGGACAAGTAGCAAATTTATGGACGACAAAATTGAATATTTCCAGAATTATGGTCGTTGATGATGAGGTTGCAGGGAATGCAATTGAAAAAAATGGGTTAAAATTAGCGACACCTGCTGGCGTGAAATTAAGCGTGCTACCAGTTGAAAAGGCTGCTCAAAATATTTTAGCAGGAAAATATGATTCACAACGTTTACTAATCGTGGTGCGTAAGCCAGATCGTTTATTAAAACTAGTAGAACTTGGAGCACCAATTAAAGAAATCAATGTTGGTAACATGTCTCAAACAAACGAAACACGGTCGATTACCAAGTCGATTAATGTGGTAGATCAAGACATTGAGGTCTTTAAAGAGTTAAATAATAAAGGCGTGCATTTGACTGCCCAAATGGTGCCAAGTGACAAAGCTGAAGACTTTATGAGTTTGATAACAAAATAG
- a CDS encoding endo-alpha-N-acetylgalactosaminidase family protein, with protein sequence MKHGKVKRFSILTLLASATILIPLSTSAEETTSSSTEMTTSMVEPAATEEKLWQSNFPGGKIGEWQDVIGKINRELAGKSLAISRDAAAGNNAVSLNLDSPKLADGEVETRFKYTAGSGRTGVIIRGNAKDSWVFVGYNDNGKWLVESPNSWNDSISGPTLNEDTSYLLKVRYVGEKITIWLNTTLIYEGEPVLANGAKIPTEAGHMGVRLWYDKKIVNYDYLKNGPVDSIPEIVPEVTQIAPVKVFTKTGVAPKLPKQVKVTYNTGKETHEAVSWDDINPDAYKEPGTFEVDGTVESTSMKAQASVVVAKDNEAEQGDKISSADLTAVVDPQFPRIIRYEDPQDNQVIFHGQHKKSDQVMIDGKAYKATAKKQKSEANQAVYDVAVPEIGLRFTTTLTVSDGQELAMKLSDIREEGTKIHTISIPNHGLISVNSTDEGATFAGVVMNTGTNANNGNKNGDTIQDLTTASQEETKKYMYGFLNTANYAASFWTNAYGDGSVDGSDNNRIHKQTKESESGYVTTLSSGAWTYRPFDAPEDYTTGETPEVKVKFSKDRNDDNQVDWQDAAIGFRSIMNNPIGAEKVPELVNQRIPFNFASQATNPFLVTLDESKRIYNLTDGLGQMNLLKGYQNEGHDSAHPDYGAIGQRPGGEQALNQLIDEGHKLNAVFGVHINDTESYPEAKAFNEELVDPTKRGWDWLDPSYFIKQRPDALSGRRYDRFKELKQKAPNLDYIYVDVWGNQGESGWASRQLSKEINSLGWFTTNEFPSSLEYDSVWNHWSAEKDYGGTTTKGFNSTIVRFIRNHQKDTWVISDNPLLGGAEFEAYEGWVGKTNFNTYRQKTFAINVPTKFLQHYQITNWETTTAEDGQIYGTIKLANGAEKVTITQADANSPRSITLNDTEVLKGDAYLLPWNVNGQDKLYHWNPKGGTSTWSLDNKMQGKANLHLYELTDQGRIDKGAIATTNNQVTIQAEADTPYVIAEPDSIEPMTFGTGTPFKDPGFNEANTLKNNWKVFRGDGVVVKDANGDYVFSSEKERTEIKQDVNIPKPGKYSLYLNTETHDRKATVTVKIGGKKYTRTVDDSVAQNYIQADINHTSRKNPQYMQNMRIDFEIPDNAKKGSVTLAVDKGNSVTKFDDLRIVERQTDIMNLDKQTVIKQDFEDTQAVGLYPFVKGSAGGVEDPRIHLSERNESYTQYGWNGNLVSDVLEGNWSLKAHKQGAGLMLQTTPQNIKFEPNKKYTVQFDYQTDADNVFSAGTINGEFKNNNDFKPIGKLTSTVADGQTKHYEAEIIGDASGNTTFGIFTTGAAKDFIMDDFTVTVESKK encoded by the coding sequence ATGAAACATGGAAAAGTGAAACGATTTAGTATATTGACACTATTGGCAAGCGCAACGATTTTAATACCATTAAGTACATCTGCAGAAGAAACAACAAGCAGTAGCACTGAAATGACAACATCGATGGTTGAACCTGCCGCAACAGAAGAGAAATTGTGGCAATCTAATTTTCCAGGGGGGAAAATCGGGGAGTGGCAAGACGTGATTGGCAAAATAAATAGGGAATTAGCTGGAAAGTCATTGGCGATTTCACGAGATGCTGCAGCAGGTAATAATGCCGTATCCTTAAATCTAGATTCACCTAAATTAGCTGATGGTGAAGTAGAAACGAGATTTAAATACACTGCTGGAAGTGGTCGGACCGGTGTGATTATTCGCGGTAATGCCAAAGATAGCTGGGTCTTTGTAGGCTATAATGATAACGGAAAATGGTTGGTTGAAAGTCCTAATTCATGGAATGATTCGATTTCTGGACCAACGTTGAATGAGGATACAAGTTATTTGTTAAAAGTGCGCTATGTCGGTGAAAAAATTACTATCTGGCTAAATACCACGTTGATTTACGAAGGAGAACCCGTTTTGGCAAATGGTGCGAAGATTCCAACAGAAGCCGGACATATGGGTGTCCGCTTATGGTATGACAAAAAAATTGTCAATTATGACTATTTGAAAAATGGACCCGTAGATAGTATTCCAGAAATTGTGCCAGAAGTGACGCAAATTGCTCCAGTCAAAGTTTTTACAAAAACTGGTGTTGCACCAAAATTACCTAAACAAGTTAAAGTGACCTATAACACAGGCAAAGAAACCCATGAAGCAGTAAGTTGGGACGACATCAATCCTGATGCATACAAAGAACCAGGGACTTTTGAAGTTGATGGCACTGTGGAAAGCACAAGCATGAAAGCACAAGCCAGCGTTGTTGTTGCTAAAGACAATGAAGCAGAACAAGGTGACAAAATCTCTTCTGCAGATTTAACAGCAGTGGTTGATCCACAATTTCCACGAATTATTCGCTACGAAGACCCTCAGGATAATCAAGTGATTTTTCATGGACAGCACAAGAAAAGTGACCAAGTGATGATTGATGGTAAAGCGTATAAAGCTACTGCTAAAAAACAAAAGAGTGAAGCGAATCAAGCAGTTTATGACGTTGCAGTACCAGAAATTGGTCTGCGTTTTACGACGACATTAACCGTTTCAGATGGACAAGAATTGGCTATGAAACTATCAGATATTCGTGAAGAAGGAACAAAAATACACACAATTTCTATTCCAAATCATGGCTTGATTTCTGTTAATAGTACGGATGAAGGGGCGACATTTGCTGGTGTCGTGATGAATACTGGGACAAACGCAAATAATGGAAATAAAAATGGTGATACCATTCAAGATTTAACTACGGCAAGTCAAGAAGAAACGAAAAAATATATGTATGGTTTCTTAAACACAGCGAACTATGCTGCAAGTTTCTGGACAAACGCTTATGGAGATGGGTCTGTCGATGGTAGCGACAACAATCGAATCCATAAACAAACAAAAGAATCGGAGTCTGGTTATGTAACAACTTTGTCAAGTGGTGCATGGACTTACCGACCATTTGATGCGCCAGAGGATTACACGACTGGAGAAACGCCAGAAGTGAAAGTTAAATTCTCGAAAGATAGAAACGACGACAATCAAGTGGATTGGCAAGATGCGGCGATTGGTTTTCGTTCGATTATGAATAATCCAATTGGTGCTGAAAAAGTACCTGAGTTAGTCAATCAACGTATTCCTTTTAACTTTGCCAGTCAGGCTACAAATCCATTTTTGGTGACGTTAGACGAATCAAAACGCATTTACAATTTAACAGATGGATTGGGACAAATGAATTTACTGAAAGGGTATCAAAATGAAGGGCACGATTCTGCACATCCAGATTACGGCGCTATTGGTCAGCGACCTGGTGGGGAACAAGCGTTGAATCAATTAATTGATGAAGGCCATAAATTAAATGCAGTTTTCGGTGTGCATATTAATGACACAGAATCTTATCCAGAAGCAAAAGCATTTAATGAAGAATTAGTTGATCCGACGAAACGTGGCTGGGATTGGTTGGACCCATCCTACTTTATTAAACAAAGACCAGATGCATTGAGTGGTCGTCGTTATGATCGCTTTAAAGAATTAAAACAAAAAGCACCAAATCTAGATTACATTTATGTCGATGTCTGGGGGAATCAAGGCGAATCAGGTTGGGCGAGTCGTCAACTAAGTAAAGAAATTAATTCTCTAGGTTGGTTTACAACCAATGAATTTCCAAGTTCTTTAGAGTATGATTCAGTTTGGAACCATTGGTCTGCAGAAAAAGATTATGGTGGTACAACTACGAAAGGATTTAACAGTACGATCGTTCGCTTTATTCGTAATCACCAAAAAGATACTTGGGTTATTTCCGACAACCCATTATTAGGCGGTGCCGAATTTGAAGCGTATGAAGGGTGGGTTGGTAAAACCAATTTTAATACCTATCGCCAAAAAACTTTTGCAATTAATGTACCAACTAAATTCTTACAACACTATCAAATTACCAACTGGGAAACAACAACAGCGGAGGATGGTCAAATCTATGGCACAATTAAATTGGCGAACGGTGCTGAAAAAGTTACCATTACTCAAGCAGATGCCAATTCACCAAGAAGTATTACTTTAAATGATACAGAAGTGCTAAAAGGCGATGCGTATCTATTACCTTGGAATGTCAATGGTCAAGACAAACTGTATCATTGGAATCCAAAAGGTGGCACCAGCACTTGGTCATTAGATAATAAAATGCAAGGGAAAGCGAATTTACATTTATATGAATTAACTGATCAAGGTCGTATCGATAAAGGCGCAATTGCAACTACGAATAACCAAGTCACCATCCAAGCAGAGGCCGATACGCCGTATGTGATTGCTGAACCTGATAGTATTGAACCGATGACGTTTGGAACAGGAACACCATTTAAAGATCCTGGATTTAATGAAGCCAATACCTTGAAAAATAACTGGAAAGTTTTCCGAGGCGATGGCGTGGTTGTGAAAGATGCAAACGGTGATTATGTCTTTAGTTCAGAAAAAGAAAGAACAGAAATCAAACAAGATGTTAATATTCCTAAACCAGGAAAATATAGTTTGTATCTAAACACAGAAACACATGATCGAAAAGCCACAGTAACTGTTAAAATTGGTGGTAAAAAATATACGCGGACAGTTGATGATTCAGTTGCCCAAAACTATATTCAGGCAGATATTAACCACACAAGTAGAAAAAATCCGCAGTATATGCAGAATATGCGAATTGATTTCGAAATTCCAGATAATGCCAAAAAAGGGTCGGTTACGTTAGCGGTTGACAAAGGCAATTCCGTTACAAAATTTGATGATTTACGGATTGTTGAGCGTCAAACCGATATCATGAACCTAGACAAACAAACAGTAATTAAGCAAGATTTTGAAGACACACAAGCAGTCGGTTTATATCCGTTTGTTAAAGGTTCAGCTGGTGGTGTAGAAGATCCACGGATTCATTTGTCAGAAAGAAATGAATCTTACACACAATATGGCTGGAATGGGAATCTTGTATCAGATGTATTAGAAGGCAACTGGTCATTGAAAGCCCACAAACAAGGTGCGGGCTTAATGCTTCAAACGACTCCGCAAAATATTAAATTTGAACCTAACAAGAAATATACGGTTCAATTCGATTATCAAACAGATGCTGATAATGTCTTTTCTGCCGGAACGATTAACGGTGAATTTAAAAACAATAACGACTTCAAACCAATCGGTAAGTTGACTTCTACGGTAGCAGATGGTCAAACCAAACATTATGAAGCAGAAATAATTGGGGATGCTTCAGGAAATACCACATTTGGTATTTTTACAACAGGCGCCGCTAAAGATTTCATTATGGATGACTTTACTGTAACCGTTGAATCGAAAAAATAA
- a CDS encoding PTS sugar transporter subunit IIA codes for MSEQLVLVSHGRFCEELKKSAEMIMGPQETITTVTLLPEEGETNFLEKFEAITESLENFVVFADLLGGTPCNILSKKIMQGASFDLYTGMNLPMVISYVNANLLAIEGDYVKESAESIVKVNELLLNASVDDEDE; via the coding sequence ATGAGTGAACAGTTAGTTTTAGTAAGTCATGGTCGTTTTTGTGAAGAATTAAAAAAAAGTGCAGAAATGATTATGGGACCGCAAGAAACAATTACCACAGTTACTTTATTACCAGAAGAAGGAGAAACCAACTTTTTAGAAAAATTTGAAGCGATTACGGAATCGTTAGAGAATTTTGTTGTCTTTGCTGATCTATTAGGGGGAACACCTTGTAATATTTTATCAAAAAAAATTATGCAAGGTGCTTCGTTTGACTTATATACTGGGATGAATTTACCGATGGTTATCAGCTATGTTAATGCGAATTTATTAGCAATAGAAGGTGATTATGTCAAGGAATCAGCGGAAAGTATTGTGAAAGTTAACGAGTTGCTGCTAAATGCCTCAGTAGATGATGAAGATGAATAA
- a CDS encoding PTS system mannose/fructose/sorbose family transporter subunit IID, with translation MTKSNYKLTKEDFKQINRRSLLTFQLGWNYERMQGSGYLYTILPQLRKMYGDDTPELKEVMNTHTQFFNTSNFFNTIITGIDLAIEEKEGIDGKQTVSGLKTGLMGPFAAIGDSIFAALIPTIFGALAANMAINGNPTGIFIWIVAQIAVMVFRWKQLEFAYREGISLVTTMQHRLTALTDAATLLGVFMVGALVATMVNVKFSWAPSIGDVTLNMQNNLDMILPRLLPAGIVGGVYWMLGKKNMTSTKAIFIVLIVCVAFSAVGVISK, from the coding sequence ATGACGAAATCTAATTATAAATTGACGAAAGAAGATTTTAAACAAATTAATCGCAGAAGCTTGCTTACTTTCCAATTAGGTTGGAACTACGAAAGGATGCAAGGATCAGGTTACTTGTACACGATTTTGCCGCAATTACGTAAAATGTATGGGGATGATACGCCTGAATTAAAAGAAGTTATGAACACACACACGCAATTTTTCAATACATCAAACTTCTTTAATACGATTATCACAGGGATCGATTTGGCTATTGAAGAAAAAGAAGGAATTGATGGAAAACAAACAGTTTCAGGTTTGAAAACTGGTTTAATGGGACCATTTGCGGCAATTGGGGATTCAATTTTTGCGGCGTTAATTCCAACAATTTTTGGAGCCTTAGCTGCCAATATGGCAATCAACGGTAACCCAACCGGAATCTTTATCTGGATTGTTGCACAAATTGCTGTCATGGTCTTCCGTTGGAAACAATTGGAATTTGCGTATCGAGAAGGAATTTCTTTAGTAACAACCATGCAACATCGTTTAACTGCCTTAACAGATGCGGCAACTTTACTGGGTGTCTTCATGGTTGGAGCTTTAGTGGCAACTATGGTTAATGTGAAATTTTCGTGGGCACCAAGTATTGGGGATGTAACACTTAACATGCAAAATAACTTGGATATGATTTTACCACGTCTACTTCCTGCAGGGATTGTCGGTGGCGTTTATTGGATGTTAGGTAAAAAGAATATGACGTCTACTAAAGCAATTTTTATTGTATTAATTGTCTGTGTCGCATTCTCTGCCGTAGGTGTTATTTCAAAATAA
- a CDS encoding OsmC family protein, with amino-acid sequence MELISSEKGFELVHQNGNWLLKKELGFSPVEMLVASIAACGAYVYEKILTNSHINFTIKQVEISYERAEEKQAKPLSRVDITFSIQVAEEAQGKAERALKLIGKNCPVMQSLDPAIAVVEKVIFV; translated from the coding sequence ATGGAATTGATTTCAAGTGAAAAGGGCTTTGAATTAGTGCATCAAAATGGAAATTGGTTATTAAAAAAAGAACTGGGTTTTTCACCAGTTGAAATGTTAGTCGCATCGATTGCGGCATGTGGTGCATATGTTTATGAAAAAATATTGACCAATTCGCATATCAATTTCACGATCAAGCAGGTCGAAATTTCATATGAACGAGCAGAAGAGAAACAAGCGAAACCTTTAAGCCGTGTTGACATCACTTTTTCAATTCAAGTAGCTGAAGAAGCACAAGGTAAGGCTGAACGAGCGCTTAAATTGATTGGGAAAAATTGTCCAGTCATGCAATCTCTAGATCCAGCAATAGCTGTTGTTGAAAAGGTTATCTTTGTTTAG
- a CDS encoding peptide ABC transporter substrate-binding protein, which produces MKKFFAISALALLLFVTGCNSVSKTESSESKKAIVHFTEPAELLTLDTTQEEDFTSFNAQNQVLEGLYQLNEKDEAIPAVAKDLPKISEDKQTYTISLREEAKWSNGKPVTAADFLYAWRRAVTPETAPSYASLFVSSIKNADAIYQGKMKPEELGVEAPDEHTLVIQLIKPIPYFTSLLTFETFFPINQAFAEKQGSDYGTSAKTTLYNGPFVLEGWEQNADTWQYVKNPDYWDNKNVKVDEIQTTVVKSTSTAVNLYQTDELDRVVLDGEFSKQYKNDPDFQNQNDTKMGYLRFNQGTEKPLANQNLRKAIALAIDRETFVKNILGDGSIAAEGFVPQHFVQNPKTGEDFRKENGVQQTFDKTAAQKAYTEAKKELNKDDITLVYLSKDTDTEKKTAEYLASQIAEVLPGIKFEITTLPSNNLQERYLAGDYDIAFGQWMPDFKDASTFLDMFASTSGLNHVNYKNPTYDQLIQAASETDAANEEKRWSDLLQAEQLLLAEDYTIAPIYQQQTALLQNKQISGVVKHAFGSPYSFKYIQVEEAK; this is translated from the coding sequence ATGAAAAAGTTTTTCGCAATCAGTGCATTGGCACTTTTACTTTTTGTAACAGGGTGTAATTCAGTGAGCAAAACGGAATCAAGTGAATCTAAAAAAGCAATCGTCCATTTTACTGAACCAGCAGAATTACTAACATTAGATACGACACAAGAAGAAGATTTTACAAGCTTTAACGCTCAAAATCAAGTATTGGAAGGACTTTATCAGTTAAATGAAAAAGATGAAGCTATACCGGCAGTAGCCAAAGATTTACCAAAAATCAGTGAGGACAAACAAACTTATACGATTTCTTTAAGAGAAGAAGCAAAATGGTCGAATGGTAAACCAGTTACAGCAGCTGATTTTCTTTATGCATGGAGACGCGCAGTCACGCCAGAAACTGCCCCGTCCTATGCTAGTCTGTTTGTTTCTTCAATCAAAAATGCTGATGCTATTTACCAAGGGAAAATGAAGCCAGAAGAATTAGGCGTAGAAGCACCAGATGAGCACACACTAGTCATTCAGTTGATCAAGCCGATTCCCTACTTTACTTCACTGTTGACGTTTGAAACATTTTTCCCAATCAACCAAGCCTTTGCCGAAAAACAAGGCAGTGATTACGGAACATCAGCTAAAACCACGCTGTATAATGGCCCATTTGTTTTAGAAGGCTGGGAACAAAACGCAGATACTTGGCAGTACGTTAAAAATCCTGACTATTGGGATAATAAAAATGTCAAAGTCGATGAAATTCAAACAACGGTTGTAAAATCAACTAGTACCGCTGTTAACTTATATCAAACGGATGAACTTGACCGTGTAGTATTAGACGGTGAATTCTCAAAACAATATAAAAACGACCCAGATTTTCAAAATCAAAACGACACAAAAATGGGGTACCTCCGTTTTAATCAAGGAACAGAGAAACCATTGGCAAACCAAAACTTGCGTAAAGCAATTGCTTTAGCCATTGACCGTGAGACCTTTGTCAAAAACATCTTAGGCGATGGTTCAATTGCAGCGGAAGGGTTTGTGCCACAACATTTTGTGCAAAATCCGAAAACAGGGGAAGATTTCCGTAAAGAAAATGGCGTTCAGCAAACGTTCGATAAAACTGCGGCGCAAAAGGCTTATACAGAAGCGAAAAAAGAGCTGAACAAAGACGATATCACGTTAGTTTATTTGAGTAAAGACACTGATACAGAGAAAAAAACAGCGGAATATTTAGCAAGTCAAATAGCTGAAGTTTTGCCGGGGATAAAATTTGAAATCACCACATTACCAAGCAATAACTTACAGGAGCGCTATTTAGCCGGTGACTATGATATTGCGTTTGGTCAATGGATGCCAGATTTCAAAGACGCCAGCACGTTTTTAGATATGTTTGCTTCAACATCGGGATTAAACCATGTGAACTATAAAAATCCAACCTACGATCAATTGATTCAAGCAGCCTCTGAAACAGATGCAGCGAATGAAGAAAAAAGATGGTCGGATCTATTGCAGGCAGAACAGCTTTTACTTGCTGAAGATTATACGATAGCGCCGATCTATCAACAGCAAACAGCTTTGCTGCAAAACAAACAGATCAGTGGTGTGGTGAAACATGCCTTTGGTTCACCCTATAGTTTCAAGTATATTCAAGTAGAAGAAGCAAAATAA
- a CDS encoding PTS mannose/fructose/sorbose/N-acetylgalactosamine transporter subunit IIC, giving the protein MNILWWQILLLTLYAGYQILDELQIYSSLSAPVFAGLFAGLVMGDIKAGLIIGGSMQLTVLGVGTFGGASKIDANSGTILATAFSISLGMNPEQAIAAIAVPVASLMIQLDILARFANTYFAHRIDKMVEDMNYKGIERNFLMGALPWSLSRMIPVFLALAFGGGLVEKVVSVLNGDLKWLGDGLSVAGAVLPAVGFAILLRYLPVKKHFPYLILGFTVTALLGTIFTNMQLLGTSVASVVKDFSGVFNALPMLAVALIGFALAAISYKNGQMIPSGPVAKKENAANNSDEGEIEDDEI; this is encoded by the coding sequence ATGAATATCTTATGGTGGCAGATCTTATTATTAACATTATACGCAGGATACCAAATTTTAGATGAATTACAAATTTATTCTTCATTAAGTGCGCCAGTGTTTGCAGGTCTATTTGCAGGATTAGTGATGGGGGATATTAAAGCAGGACTTATTATTGGTGGAAGTATGCAATTAACCGTTTTGGGAGTTGGGACTTTCGGAGGTGCTTCAAAAATTGATGCCAACTCAGGAACTATCCTTGCCACAGCATTTTCCATTTCTTTAGGAATGAATCCAGAACAAGCAATTGCTGCTATTGCAGTACCAGTTGCTAGTTTAATGATTCAATTAGATATTTTGGCTCGTTTTGCGAATACGTACTTTGCACATCGGATTGATAAAATGGTCGAAGATATGAACTATAAAGGGATTGAACGTAACTTCTTAATGGGAGCGTTACCATGGTCTCTTTCTCGGATGATTCCTGTCTTCTTAGCACTTGCTTTTGGTGGTGGCTTAGTAGAAAAAGTCGTATCTGTCTTAAATGGCGATTTAAAATGGTTAGGTGATGGTTTGTCTGTTGCAGGGGCAGTCTTACCAGCTGTTGGTTTTGCGATTTTACTACGTTACTTACCAGTGAAAAAACATTTCCCTTATTTAATTCTTGGTTTCACTGTAACGGCTTTACTAGGAACAATCTTTACAAACATGCAACTTTTAGGAACATCTGTTGCTAGCGTTGTGAAAGACTTCAGTGGTGTATTTAACGCACTCCCAATGTTAGCAGTTGCTTTAATTGGTTTCGCTTTAGCCGCAATTAGCTACAAAAATGGTCAAATGATTCCGAGTGGACCAGTAGCCAAAAAAGAAAATGCAGCGAATAATTCAGACGAAGGAGAGATTGAAGATGACGAAATCTAA
- a CDS encoding heavy metal translocating P-type ATPase, whose translation MDTTKAHDHGCSSEKDHEHNHDHEGSHGHSHSHGKSPVVLFFTGLAIFIIAFFITEGSLLQNILFVSAMLLSGYHIILEGIVDTISESKEQRKFVPNVHILMTLAAFGATIIGNYEEGALLIIIFAAAHFLEEYAEGRSKREITNLLKMNPTEARLIQADGNVKTVDVGTLKIGDKLQVLNGDQIATDGVILSGRTSIDESSINGESIPREKTVGDEVFGSTINGTGTFTMEVTKDSSDTVFAKILQLVNQSQSNLSKTATKIQKLEPYYVTIVLILVPIFIAAGPFIFNWSWNESFYRGMVFLISASPCALAASAVPATLSGISNLAKRGVLFKGGSYLANLATIKSVAFDKTGTLTKGKPSVTDFYFLTDTAQMTEQTCIDLIVAMEKTANHPLANAILDRFKAGTELSLNVENEIGKGLVTEYQGDTYQIGKPEIFSLVKTQINAHNEQYAKEGKTVVYFAKNNEVIGLIAMMDVPNENAKTVISYLKAQGIHTTMITGDAELTGQAVGRQIGIDEVVGNVLPENKAAIIKDQQARFGNVAMLGDGVNDAPALVTADIGVAMGDGTDIAIDVADAVLMQNDLTKFSYAHKISKRLDRVVWQNIIFSIFIVVLLITLNILGKMDITIGVIAHEGSTLLVILNGLRLLIPSKE comes from the coding sequence ATGGATACAACAAAAGCACACGATCATGGCTGTTCAAGCGAAAAAGACCATGAGCACAATCATGATCATGAAGGCAGTCACGGACACAGTCACAGTCATGGAAAATCTCCTGTCGTTTTATTTTTTACAGGATTAGCAATCTTTATCATCGCATTTTTTATCACTGAGGGCTCACTGCTCCAAAATATTCTATTTGTCAGCGCCATGCTATTATCAGGTTATCACATTATTTTAGAAGGTATTGTTGATACGATCAGTGAATCAAAAGAACAAAGAAAATTTGTTCCAAACGTTCATATCTTAATGACCTTAGCAGCCTTCGGAGCGACGATCATTGGAAATTATGAAGAGGGGGCTTTGCTGATCATTATATTTGCAGCAGCTCATTTCCTTGAAGAATATGCAGAAGGTCGTAGTAAAAGAGAAATTACCAATCTACTTAAAATGAATCCGACCGAAGCGCGTTTGATCCAAGCGGATGGCAACGTGAAGACAGTTGATGTCGGCACTTTGAAAATCGGTGATAAACTACAAGTTTTGAATGGCGATCAAATTGCTACTGATGGAGTCATTCTATCAGGGCGTACCTCAATCGATGAGTCTTCGATCAATGGTGAAAGTATTCCACGAGAAAAAACAGTCGGTGACGAAGTTTTCGGTAGTACAATCAATGGAACAGGTACATTTACTATGGAAGTGACCAAAGACAGCAGTGATACAGTCTTTGCCAAAATTCTTCAATTAGTCAATCAGTCTCAATCAAATTTGTCGAAAACAGCTACTAAAATCCAAAAATTAGAACCTTATTATGTAACGATCGTCTTGATTTTAGTTCCAATTTTTATTGCAGCAGGTCCATTTATATTTAATTGGTCATGGAACGAGAGCTTTTATCGCGGTATGGTGTTCTTGATATCAGCTTCACCTTGTGCGCTGGCAGCCAGTGCTGTACCAGCCACACTATCAGGTATTTCCAACCTAGCTAAACGAGGTGTTTTATTCAAAGGTGGTTCTTATCTAGCAAATCTAGCGACCATTAAATCAGTCGCTTTTGATAAAACGGGGACTTTAACGAAAGGGAAACCATCTGTCACTGATTTCTATTTCTTAACAGATACGGCACAAATGACAGAACAAACCTGTATCGATTTAATTGTTGCGATGGAAAAAACAGCGAACCATCCGCTAGCAAATGCGATTTTAGACAGATTCAAAGCAGGTACAGAACTAAGCTTAAACGTCGAAAATGAAATCGGTAAAGGACTAGTTACTGAATATCAAGGAGATACGTATCAAATTGGTAAACCAGAAATTTTCAGCTTAGTTAAAACTCAAATCAACGCTCATAATGAACAATACGCTAAAGAAGGAAAAACAGTGGTCTACTTTGCGAAGAACAATGAAGTGATTGGGTTGATCGCAATGATGGATGTACCAAATGAAAATGCTAAAACGGTCATTAGTTATTTGAAAGCTCAAGGAATTCATACCACGATGATTACTGGTGATGCCGAATTAACTGGACAGGCAGTCGGACGTCAAATCGGAATCGATGAAGTTGTTGGGAATGTTTTACCGGAAAATAAAGCAGCAATCATTAAAGACCAACAAGCTCGTTTTGGCAATGTAGCGATGTTAGGGGATGGAGTCAATGATGCACCAGCTTTAGTAACAGCGGATATCGGTGTTGCGATGGGTGATGGAACAGATATTGCCATTGATGTAGCAGATGCTGTTTTGATGCAAAATGACTTAACGAAATTCAGCTACGCTCATAAAATCTCCAAACGTTTAGATCGTGTCGTTTGGCAAAATATCATTTTCTCAATTTTCATTGTAGTTCTCTTGATTACATTAAATATTCTTGGAAAAATGGATATTACGATCGGTGTGATTGCACATGAAGGAAGTACGTTATTGGTTATTCTGAATGGCTTACGTTTATTGATCCCTTCAAAAGAGTAG